Proteins encoded by one window of Dendropsophus ebraccatus isolate aDenEbr1 chromosome 4, aDenEbr1.pat, whole genome shotgun sequence:
- the SEC13 gene encoding protein SEC13 homolog, translated as MVSVINTVDTSHEDMIHDAQMDYYGTRLATCSSDRSVKIFDVKNGGQILIADLRGHEGPVWQVAWAHPMYGNILASCSYDRKVIIWKEENGTWDKTYEYTGHDSSVNSVCWAPHDFGLMLACGSSDGAISLLTYTGDGPWDVKKISNAHTIGCNAVSWAPSVVPGSLVDQPSGQRPNYIKRFVSGGCDNLVKIWREEDGQWKEDQKLEAHSDWVRDVAWAPSIGLPTSTIASCSQDGRVYIWTCDDPTTNSWTPKLLHKFNDVVWHVSWSITANILAVSGGDNKVTLWKESVDGQWALISDVNKGQGAVSSVTDGHQNEQ; from the exons CATGACGCTCAGATGGATTACTATGGTACACGACTTGCCACCTGCTCCTCTGACAGATCTGTGAAGATCTTTGATGTGAAGAATGGTGGTCAGATACTGATTGCTGATCTACGGGG TCATGAGGGGCCAGTCTGGCAAGTGGCCTGGGCTCATCCAATGTATGGCAACATCCTGGCCTCCTGCTCCTATGACCGGAAAGTCATTATATGGAAAGAAGAAAATGGGACCTGGGACAAGACTTATGAATACACAGGCCATGATTCTTCAG TCAATTCTGTTTGCTGGGCTCCTCATGACTTTGGGCTGATGTTGGCTTGTGGCAGTTCAGATGGCGCCATTTCTCTCCTCACTTACACAGGTGATGGTCCTTGGGATGTCAAAAAGATCAGCAATGCACATACG ATTGGTTGTAATGCGGTCAGCTGGGCTCCTTCTGTCGTCCCAGGAAGTTTGGTGGATCAACCATCTGGACAGAGACCAAATTATATCAAGAGGTTTGTCTCTGGTGGATGCGACAACCTTGTAAAAATCTGGAG ggaggaggatgggcaatGGAAAGAAGATCAGAAGCTGGAGGCACACAGTGACTGGGTGCGGGATGTGGCCTGGGCACCTTCTATTGGCCTCCCCACCAGCACCATAGCCAGTTGTTCTCAG GATGGCAGAGTTTACATCTGGACCTGTGATGACCCGACCACAAACAGCTGGACCCCGAAACTTCTGCACAAATTCAATGATGTAGTCTGGCATGTGAGCTGGTCCATCACAGCCAACATCCTGGCTGTGTCTGGGGGAGATAACAAG GTGACCCTGTGGAAAGAGTCCGTGGATGGCCAGTGGGCGCTGATCAGCGATGTAAACAAGGGACAAGGGGCTGTGTCTTCAGTGACAGATGGACACCAAAATGAGCAGTGA